From Nonlabens sp. Ci31, the proteins below share one genomic window:
- the recO gene encoding DNA repair protein RecO: MLVKTPAIVLSAIKYSESDLIARLYTRELGTQSFILKGIRKSRKGKLRSSFFQPLTQLEIETQHKGKGTLEYIKEARVIFPYQNMHNDIVKSSMTLFFSEVLSQLLTEQQPDEELFEYLSSVFQYLDQSEHVANFSIKILLDMTFFLGFQPDVTTSDATYFNMLNGNFDENGLQPHHLTDVESEQLKTFIGTNFDNLHKIKMNREQRNGLLNLVIAYFQIHLQTFKKPHSLSILKQLFDH; this comes from the coding sequence ATGCTTGTAAAAACACCAGCAATAGTATTATCTGCTATAAAGTACAGCGAGTCAGACCTTATTGCAAGATTATATACTAGAGAATTAGGTACGCAATCCTTTATTCTTAAAGGAATCCGTAAATCTAGAAAAGGGAAATTGCGCAGTTCCTTTTTCCAGCCGTTGACCCAACTAGAAATAGAAACTCAGCATAAAGGAAAAGGAACGCTGGAATATATCAAAGAGGCACGGGTTATCTTTCCTTACCAAAACATGCATAACGATATTGTAAAAAGCAGTATGACTCTGTTTTTTTCTGAAGTACTGTCCCAACTTCTTACAGAGCAACAGCCTGATGAAGAGCTATTTGAATACCTTTCATCTGTTTTTCAATACTTAGACCAGTCGGAACATGTAGCAAACTTTTCCATTAAAATATTACTGGATATGACCTTTTTTTTAGGCTTTCAACCAGATGTGACCACTTCAGATGCTACCTACTTTAATATGTTGAATGGGAATTTTGATGAAAACGGGTTACAACCACATCACTTAACTGATGTGGAAAGTGAGCAATTAAAAACCTTCATAGGCACGAACTTTGATAACCTACATAAAATAAAAATGAATCGAGAACAGCGTAATGGCCTATTAAATTTGGTCATTGCGTATTTTCAGATACATTTGCAAACTTTTAAAAAACCCCATTCGTTATCAATTTTAAAGCAACTTTTCGACCATTGA